Proteins encoded by one window of Anopheles maculipalpis chromosome 2RL, idAnoMacuDA_375_x, whole genome shotgun sequence:
- the LOC126558870 gene encoding uncharacterized protein LOC126558870, whose protein sequence is MTSLRTVSIVLLVGISAITLATGARKQSELISDICSSSFTEGQYDSRDVYNRRVRDPNKHISARLVRYFRFGGMLQAIAEETDLPRDKLVAGGASQFQDQSSGLGQTIHAAHIIRVESINNKLDKKSPSLNRALQNYIGHTQNVLRAANAWHGVGGDIDKYQSNQLAVLASIDFKTALETNDRRTVETMITDFRSIIDKYVRDGTHTEDEKKILDSDKVIVYCVAPLMLHEEGKAGYNMVKNGEFVTKYDK, encoded by the coding sequence ATGACATCTTTACGCACCGTGTCGATAGTTTTGCTAGTGGGCATCAGCGCTATTACCTTAGCGACTGGCGCTAGAAAACAGTCGGAACTTATTTCCGACATCTGTTCCAGCTCCTTCACCGAGGGACAGTACGACTCACGGGATGTATACAACCGCCGTGTGCGAGATCCCAACAAACACATCTCAGCCCGCCTGGTACGCTACTTCCGTTTCGGTGGTATGCTGCAAGCAATTGCAGAGGAAACGGACCTTCCCCGCGATAAGCTAGTGGCGGGTGGGGCGAGTCAATTTCAGGATCAATCCAGTGGTCTCGGTCAAACCATCCATGCGGCTCACATCATTCGCGTTGAATCTATTAACAACAAGCTCGACAAGAAGAGTCCATCCCTTAACAGAGCATTGCAAAACTATATTGGACACACGCAAAATGTACTGCGTGCCGCAAATGCTTGGCATGGCGTTGGTGGTGACATCGATAAATATCAATCGAATCAACTGGCGGTGTTAGCTTCGATTGATTTTAAGACTGCACTAGAAACGAACGATCGTCGCACCGTGGAAACGATGATAACGGATTTTCGTAGTATCATTGATAAGTATGTGCGAGATGGCACCCACACtgaagatgagaaaaaaattctcGATTCGGACAAAGTGATTGTGTACTGCGTTGCGCCGTTGATGTTGCACGAGGAAGGTAAGGCAGGATATAATATGGTGAAAAATGGAGAATTTGTGACAAAGTATGATAAATAA
- the LOC126559056 gene encoding glycine receptor subunit alpha-2-like, translated as MTDPLVVNPEIELPQLDISNNYTTDCTIEYSTGNFTCLAVVFNLRRRLGYHLFHTYIPSALIVVMSWISFWIKPEAIPARVTLGVTSLLTLATQNTQSQQSLPPVSYVKAIDVWMSSCSVFVFLSLMEFAVVNNYMGPVATKAMKGYSDEDLSEAIDFNKNGYNKDHRSSEVPRYDTFCHGRETALCIDKFSRFFFPFSFFILNVTYWTTFL; from the exons ATGACCGATCCGCTGGTGGTTAATCCAGAGATAGAGCTACCACAGTTGGACATCAGCAACAACTACACAACCGACTGTACGATCGAGTACTCGACCGGTAACTTCACCTGTCTGGCGGTAGTGTTTAACCTAAGAAGACGCTTGGGCTACCATCTATTCCACACGTACATCCCGTCGGCCCTTATTGTCGTCATGTCCTGGATATCGTTCTGGATCAAACCGGAAGCCATCCCTGCCCGGGTGACACTGGGCGTTACCTCGCTACTAACGCTAG CCACGCAAAATACGCAATCGCAACAATCGCTCCCACCGGTATCGTACGTGAAAGCAATCGACGTCTGGATGTCGTCCTGTtccgtgtttgtgtttctatCGCTGATGGAGTTTGCAGTGGTCAACAACTATATGGGTCCGGTAGCAACGAAAGCTATGAAGGGCTATTCGGACGAGGACCTATCGGAGGCGATCGACTTTAACAAAAACGGTTACAACAAGGACCACCGTTCGTCGGAAGTTCCCCGGTACGATACGTTCTGTCATGGGCGGGAAACGGCTCTCTGTATCGATAAGTTTTCCCGCTTCTTTTTCCCCTTCTCGTTCTTCATACTGAACGTTACCTACTGGACAACGTTCCTTTAA